The genomic stretch CGCTCTTCATGCCTGCGGCCGTGACCTGCTTCTCGAAGCCCACGAACTCGAGCGTGGAGCCCGCGAGCAGTCGGCCATCGGTGCGGGGCACGAGGTAGCCGCGCTCGGTGAAGAGCACGCGCGAGAGCAGCGTGGGCGCGACGTGCAGTTGCACGAGCTGTCCGCGCGCGGGCACGACGGCCTTCGCCCAGTCGCCAGCATTGGGGACGAGCCCGCTCCACGCGCCCGCGGCGACCACCACGGCGCCCGCATCGATGCGCGTCCCATCGACCAGCTCGACGCCGACCGCGCGACCGCCCTCGAGGCGCACGCTCTTCACGCTCGCGGGCTGGAGCACTGCGCCGGCCTTCGCGGCGGCCTGCGACACGGCCTTCGACAGCGGCCGGGGATCGACGAGCGCTTCGTCGGGCATGTGCAGCGCGGCCACCACGCCGTCGGCGAGCGCGGGCTCGAGGAGCTTGGCGCCCTTCGCGTCGACGAGCTCCACCTTCAAACCGGCCTCGTGTTGCCACGCAACCCGCTCGCGAAGCCTCTCGGCGCCCGCGCCGGTCCACGCGGCGTGCACCAGACCAGAAACCCGATAGCCGACGTCGAGGCCCGTGAGTGTTTGCAGCTCGTCGACGAACGCGCGGTACATCGCGCGCGAGCGGAGGCCGAGCTCGAGCATCGGACCGGGGGCGTCGCACTCGGCTTGCGGCCCGAGGATTCCCGCAGCCGCGCTCGAGGCCTCTGCGCCGGGGACGGCCTTTTCGATCACGTGAACGCGCTGGCCCGCCTGAGCCAGGCGCCACGCGACGCCGCAGCCCATGAGGCCGCCGCCGATGATCACCGTGTCCGGGGTGCGCATGGGCGGAAGGTAGCACCGGCGCTTCGCCGGCGCGTTGATCTCGATCGTGTCGTGTTGGGAGCAGGTTTCATTCGTGCTACCAACCTCGCGCCGTGTTCCCCCGCGCCGACAGCGCCGCTCCCCGATTCGCCGCGCCCGCGCGCGCGCGGAGCGCCATGGGAATTCCGCCGCTCGTCCTGCTCGCTGCCGCCGCGCCGCTGGGCACGACCGACGTCCGCGCTGGGCTCATCGCCGCCGCGAGCGCGCTCGCGTGTTGGATCGCGCCGGCCACCGCGCGCTGGCCGCTGTCGATCCTCGTGGCCTTCGGGATCCTTCAAGGCGGCTGGACCCGCGCGGCAGCCATCGTCGCCACCTTCGCGGCGCTCGCGATTTGGCCGCGTCCGCGCACGCTCGGCCGCAGAATCCTCGTCTGCCTCGCCACCACGCTCATCGTCGCTCTGGCCACGAGGAGCGCGCCGCCGAGCTTCGCCGCGCTCGCATCGGTGGCGGTGCTGCTGGCGCCGGTGGAACTCCGCGCGCCGCGGCCGTTGCTCGCGCTGACGTTGCTCGTCGCGTCCGTGCCGGGGCTGTGGTTGGTGTGGCAAGCCCAGCGCGCACGAACCGCTGCGCGTGCGAGCGCGACCGACGAAGCCTGGGCGCTCGCCGATGTCGCGTGCACCACGGCGCAGTGGCCCGCGTGTCAGGAGGATGCGGTCGTCGCGCGCGCGCTCCTCGCGCGTGCCCGCGGAGATGATGCCGCAGCGCTCGCGCACCTCGATCGCGCGCCCTTCCCCGCTCGGCCGACGACCGACCTTCTTCACGCCGACGCCGAGCTCGCCGCGGGACGGATCGCGTCGGCGCATCCGCGATTGCTGCATCTGGCACAGCAGCATCCGGACGCGAGCCTGGCCATCTCGCCGCGCGGGGCCGTCGATTGGGCGCACGCGCTGCTTCGAGTCGGAAAGCGCGCGCAGGCCGAAGCGGCGCTCCGAGGTGTCGCGGGTGACGAGGCCGAGAAGCTGCGCGCGATCGCGTCGAAGCCGCTCGATGCGTTGCCTGCCGGGGCCCACCGCTTCGCGAGCGCGATGGAGCTCGAGCCGGTGACGATGCCCGGTGCGTGCGTGAAGCGCGGCGAGGTTCCGCCGATCACCTTGCACTGGCGCGTGCTCGATGGCTTCGCCGCCGACGAAGACGACTGGATCTTCGTCCACGCGTGGGGCCCGCACACGCTGGGCTTCGATCACGTCGCCGGCGGACGCGCCACGCACACGCTCACCCCGGGCGAGAGCTTCGACGATCCGCTCACCACGCCCGTCCCCGCCGACGCGCCCGCGGGCTCGTACAAGTTCGAGCTCGGCTGGTACGAGCCGGCGTCGCAGCTGCGGCTCCACCCCGACGACCAGCCGGGCCACATCAGCTTCGTGGTGCTCGGCCAGCTCGAGGTGTGCCCATGAGCGCGCGCGCTTCCGCGGTGGTGCTGGCGTTGCTCGCTGGCCTCTGCGCCTGGTCGATCGCTGGGATGCAGGTGGCGTCGGGCTTGCTGGTGTTGGCCTTCATCGCCACGCAGGGCTGGAAGAACGCGCCCGCGCTGCGCGCACCGACGCTCGCGTTCGCCGCGATCTGCGCCGCGAGCGCGCTGCTCTCGCCGGCGCTCGGCAGCTTCGATTTGCTCGCGTGGCGCTTCGCGCTGCTGGCGTGGCTGGTGGCCGCCGTCGCGATGGAGCTCGGCGAGGCCCAGACCGATCGCGTCGCCGCGGTGTGGATCGGCGCGATGGTGCTCGCGGGCGCGTGGGGCATCTTCCAAGCCTTCACGGGCAAGGATCTGCTCGCGCTCGTGCATCTGCGGCGCGAAGCCATCGTGATCGAGTCACCGTGGAAGGACCACTTCGCGGCGCTCGGCTTCTTTAACTCGCGGCTCACGTTCGCGAACGGGCTGCTCGTGCCGCTCGGCCTCGCGGGCGCGTGGGCCGTGGTCGGCCGCGGGCGCGCGCGCGTGCTCGGCGTGATCGCCTCGGTGGTCCTCACGCTGGCGCTCGGGCTGAGCTTCGGTCGCGCGGCGTGGTGGGGCGCGCTCGCGGCGGGCGCAATGCTCGTGCTCTGGCGCGGCGGCTGGCGTGCGGCGTTGGCGCTCGTGGTGGTGCTGGGGCTCGCGCTGGCGCTGCCGCCGGTGCGCGCACGGCTCGCGTCGAGCGTGAGCGTGAGCCAGAACGAGGACCGCGTTTTCATCTGGGCGCGCGCGCGCGAGGTCGTGGCGGATCATCCCGTGCTCGGCGTGGGCTACGCGGCGTACCCGCGGGTGGCGGCGCCGTACTACGACCGCGTCGATCCCGACTTCCCCATGCACACCTGGGCGCACGATACGCCGCTCTCGCTGCTGGCCGAGGTCGGCGCCACGGGGCTCGCCGCGTACCTCTGGCTCTGGGTGGCCATCTACACGCTCGGCGCGGCAGCCGTCCGGGCGGGCTCGACGGTCGCGCTCGGTCTCTGCGCGGGGACGGCCGGCCTGCACGTGGCCTCGCTCTTCCACGACGTGCTCTACGATGGCGAGGTCGCGCACGCGCTGTGGATCGCGGGCGGACTGCTCGCCGCGCTGGGGCTGCGCGCTGCCAGCCGTAATCCCCGCGCGGAGGCCTCGACATGACCATGGCCGAGCGCGAGGTCCTCCGCGAGCTGGTGCACGACGCCCTGCCTTTCCGCAGCGCGCTCTGCCTGGGCGACCGCGATGGACGTGGGGCAGCGATCGTGCGCGCCGAGTCGCCGAGCGCGGTGCTGCTCGCCGCGGACGACGAGCTCGGGCGCAAGCCGCTGCCGTTCGCCACCGGCGCGGTCGACCTGGTGCTCGTGCGAAACCTGCTCGAGCGCACCCGCGAGCTCTTCTGGCTGATGCACGAGCTCATCCGCGTGCTGCCCGTGGGTGGCTCGCTGGTGCTGAGCGTGGCGAACCTGGCGTCGGCGTCGAACCGCGCGCGGCTCTTGCTCGGGCGGCAGCCGACGTCGCTTCGCGTGCGCAGCGCGCAGCTCCGAGGCTTCACCTGGCCCGAGCTGGCGCAGTTCGTCGACGGCGCGTTTCCGGGCGGGCTGCGCCTCGCGCGGACGATCGGCACCGGGCTGGATCCGCTGCCGGAGCTGCTCGCGTCGCGGTTGGCCAAGCGGCTGCCCACGCTCGCGGAGACCCTGCACCTGCGGCTGGTGAAGCAGCGCGAGTACCACCGCGAGATTCTGCAAATGGCCGAGGCGCTCGACCTCCAGGATGAGTTCTTCCTGGGCCGTTGAGCCTGTGGTACTCGCCGCGCCGTGAACGCGCTCCTCGTCGATCAGTACCGGGAGATCGGCGGCGGACAGGCCGTGTTTCTCCAGGTATTGGACGCGCTCGTCGAGGCCGGCGTGCACGTCGAGGCCGCGACGCCCGGCGGCGGCGGGCTCGAACGGGCCATTCGCAGCAAGTTCTTCGGCGTGCGTCACCGCGCCATCGACGAGCTGGCCCTCACCGCAGGCAAGAAGGGGCTCCGGGACGTCGCCCGGCTCGCGCGCTACACGGCGAACTTCGTCCGGCGCTTCGACGCGCGCGGCTTTGATCACATTTATGTTAACGGTCCGCGGCTCTTTCCCGCGTTCCTCGCGCTCGCCTCGGCGACGCGCGCCAGATTTACCTACCACCTGCACATCGATCACTCGCGTGCGGAGAAGGCGCTCATCGCCGCGCTGCTTCACCACCCGCGCACCCATGCCGTGCTCGTGAACTCGCCGTTCATCCGCGAGCGACTCGAGCGCGCGCTCGGCCCGCTGGCGCGCTCGCGCAAGCTGGTGCTGCTTGAGAACGCGCTCACCCGCGAGCAGTCGAAGCTGCCGTTCGAGTCGCACTTCCAGGGGCCGCTGCGCGCGGTCGTGGTGGGCCGCGTGGTGCCCGAGAAAGGCCACGCGACGGTGATCGAGCTCGCCGCGCGGCATCCGCAGATCGAGTTTCACATCCTCGGCGACGCGGACTTCGGCGAGCGCGCGTTCATGGACTCGCTGCGCGCGCGCGCCGGCTCGA from Deltaproteobacteria bacterium encodes the following:
- the thiO gene encoding glycine oxidase ThiO: MRTPDTVIIGGGLMGCGVAWRLAQAGQRVHVIEKAVPGAEASSAAAGILGPQAECDAPGPMLELGLRSRAMYRAFVDELQTLTGLDVGYRVSGLVHAAWTGAGAERLRERVAWQHEAGLKVELVDAKGAKLLEPALADGVVAALHMPDEALVDPRPLSKAVSQAAAKAGAVLQPASVKSVRLEGGRAVGVELVDGTRIDAGAVVVAAGAWSGLVPNAGDWAKAVVPARGQLVQLHVAPTLLSRVLFTERGYLVPRTDGRLLAGSTLEFVGFEKQVTAAGMKSVLDLALAAVPALAQAPILESWAGFRPYTADGMPLLGKSPIDGLFFATGHHRNGILLAPVTARLVADAVLRRELDLDLRPFRPERAQPA
- a CDS encoding O-antigen ligase family protein — its product is MSARASAVVLALLAGLCAWSIAGMQVASGLLVLAFIATQGWKNAPALRAPTLAFAAICAASALLSPALGSFDLLAWRFALLAWLVAAVAMELGEAQTDRVAAVWIGAMVLAGAWGIFQAFTGKDLLALVHLRREAIVIESPWKDHFAALGFFNSRLTFANGLLVPLGLAGAWAVVGRGRARVLGVIASVVLTLALGLSFGRAAWWGALAAGAMLVLWRGGWRAALALVVVLGLALALPPVRARLASSVSVSQNEDRVFIWARAREVVADHPVLGVGYAAYPRVAAPYYDRVDPDFPMHTWAHDTPLSLLAEVGATGLAAYLWLWVAIYTLGAAAVRAGSTVALGLCAGTAGLHVASLFHDVLYDGEVAHALWIAGGLLAALGLRAASRNPRAEAST
- a CDS encoding glycosyltransferase family 4 protein, which produces MNALLVDQYREIGGGQAVFLQVLDALVEAGVHVEAATPGGGGLERAIRSKFFGVRHRAIDELALTAGKKGLRDVARLARYTANFVRRFDARGFDHIYVNGPRLFPAFLALASATRARFTYHLHIDHSRAEKALIAALLHHPRTHAVLVNSPFIRERLERALGPLARSRKLVLLENALTREQSKLPFESHFQGPLRAVVVGRVVPEKGHATVIELAARHPQIEFHILGDADFGERAFMDSLRARAGSNVTFHGRVPDVHAAIRELGAQLNLVPSAWDEPFGLVAIEGMAMSCLTLTSGRGGLADISRRTGARVCDSLEAWSRTLSEIERTPREQLEAQARAQHDAVLAAYAWPRFDRELRAVFGA